From a region of the Luteibaculum oceani genome:
- a CDS encoding S41 family peptidase produces the protein MKSLRFFLPLVFAATLILGVWMGFYLANNIGSKNIEFIIPTGSNNKLSRIINYIDENYVDTVAKERLIDKAIKTVLEELDPHSYYISKEDFNAINEPLEGNFEGIGIEFVVNKDTLHVVHTIAGGPSEQAGLIPGDQIIVVENDTIAGVGIKNSEVVKLLRGRKGSIVNIKVRRKGEDKLIPVEITRDEIPIKSVDAALGVNDTTGYIKISRFAKTTYEEFMGAMDSLSASHPNIQHLVIDLRNNGGGYLDAAIKICEQLLPKGKLIVYTQGKGNKREYFSKKEGKYQNIHLTVLINEFSASASEIVAGAIQDHDRGTIVGRRSFGKGLVQEQLSLKDNSALRLTVARYYTPTGRCIQKPYGGNIDYDEDYYLRYESGELFHRDSIKVTDSLKFTTPKGKIVYGGGGIIPDVFVPLDTTGNSEILSGFVYVGNMNAFGFNYANKQRKELEAMGLESFLNGFTIPDTIVDRMLKEISASKSQYKKLSADQKERINERFRGIVARHIWNSKGFYLNSLRRDTMLTSLGFFNEAP, from the coding sequence ATGAAATCGCTTCGTTTTTTCCTACCTCTAGTTTTTGCCGCAACTCTAATTCTAGGTGTATGGATGGGGTTTTACTTGGCCAATAACATTGGATCTAAAAACATTGAATTCATAATCCCCACAGGAAGCAACAACAAACTTTCCCGGATTATAAACTACATAGACGAAAACTATGTAGATACCGTCGCGAAGGAGCGTCTTATTGATAAAGCCATTAAAACGGTTCTCGAAGAATTAGACCCACACTCCTACTACATTAGCAAAGAAGATTTTAATGCCATTAATGAACCTCTTGAAGGAAATTTTGAAGGGATAGGGATAGAGTTTGTAGTAAATAAAGACACACTGCACGTAGTACACACCATAGCCGGAGGTCCATCGGAACAAGCTGGATTAATACCTGGAGACCAAATTATTGTGGTTGAAAATGACACCATAGCTGGTGTGGGAATTAAGAACTCCGAAGTGGTTAAACTTCTTCGCGGGAGAAAAGGCTCCATCGTTAACATTAAAGTAAGAAGGAAGGGCGAAGACAAACTGATTCCCGTTGAAATTACTCGGGACGAAATTCCGATAAAAAGCGTAGACGCCGCGTTGGGCGTAAACGACACCACAGGATACATTAAAATCAGTCGATTTGCGAAAACGACCTACGAAGAGTTTATGGGTGCAATGGATTCTTTGTCCGCAAGCCATCCAAATATCCAACACCTAGTTATCGACCTTAGAAATAATGGAGGGGGGTATCTAGACGCTGCCATTAAAATTTGCGAACAACTCCTACCCAAGGGCAAACTAATTGTGTACACCCAAGGCAAAGGCAATAAACGAGAGTATTTTTCGAAGAAAGAAGGTAAGTATCAAAACATCCATCTAACAGTTCTTATCAATGAATTTTCCGCCTCAGCCTCAGAAATTGTTGCGGGAGCCATTCAGGATCACGACCGTGGGACTATAGTAGGTAGAAGATCTTTTGGTAAAGGGTTGGTTCAAGAACAATTGAGTCTTAAAGATAATTCCGCCCTTAGACTTACCGTTGCTAGATATTACACTCCAACAGGGCGCTGTATACAAAAACCCTACGGGGGTAACATAGATTACGACGAAGATTATTACCTCCGCTACGAAAGTGGGGAACTCTTCCACAGAGATAGCATAAAGGTTACGGACTCGCTTAAATTCACCACACCAAAGGGTAAAATTGTTTACGGTGGAGGTGGTATAATTCCCGATGTTTTTGTCCCTTTAGACACTACAGGGAATTCAGAAATTCTATCTGGGTTTGTATACGTAGGGAATATGAATGCTTTCGGTTTCAACTACGCTAACAAACAACGTAAAGAATTAGAAGCTATGGGACTGGAGTCCTTCCTTAACGGTTTCACCATTCCAGACACAATAGTAGACCGCATGTTGAAAGAAATTTCTGCTTCAAAATCTCAGTATAAAAAACTAAGTGCTGACCAAAAGGAGCGAATAAACGAAAGATTTAGAGGTATCGTGGCGCGCCATATTTGGAATAGTAAAGGCTTCTACCTCAACAGTCTTAGAAGAGATACTATGTTAACAAGTCTGGGGTTCTTTAACGAAGCACCGTAA
- a CDS encoding ribose-phosphate pyrophosphokinase, whose translation MEDNSRIFYGQASKYLAEKIATAYGKPLGNVVFNRFSDGEFQPSFEESIRGKDVFIVQSTFAPSDNLMELLMLVDAAKRASAKRIVAVVPYFGFARQDRKDKPRVAIGSKLVANLLTAAGISRLVTMDLHADQIQGFFEVPVDHLFASTLFTNYIKELNLPNPIMAAPDTGGTKRANAYAKHLDLDMAICYKHRKVANQVAEMILIGDVKGKDVILVDDIIDTAGTITKAADIMMERGASSVRALCTHAVLSGPAYERIEKSSLTELVVTDTIPLKQQSNKIKVIEVAHLFADVIKRIQNYESISSHFIIQG comes from the coding sequence ATGGAAGATAATTCTCGCATTTTTTACGGTCAGGCATCTAAATACTTGGCAGAAAAAATAGCTACGGCATACGGAAAACCGCTAGGAAACGTAGTGTTTAACCGCTTTAGCGACGGAGAATTTCAACCTTCTTTCGAGGAGTCTATTAGAGGAAAAGATGTGTTTATAGTGCAGTCTACCTTTGCACCATCAGACAACCTAATGGAATTGTTGATGTTGGTAGATGCGGCGAAAAGAGCTTCTGCAAAAAGAATTGTTGCGGTTGTTCCTTATTTCGGTTTTGCACGTCAGGATAGAAAAGACAAGCCAAGGGTAGCAATTGGATCTAAACTGGTAGCTAACCTTTTGACAGCTGCTGGAATTAGTCGTTTGGTTACCATGGATCTTCACGCAGATCAAATTCAAGGTTTTTTCGAGGTTCCTGTGGATCACCTTTTTGCAAGTACACTGTTTACCAACTATATCAAGGAATTAAATCTACCTAATCCAATTATGGCAGCTCCAGATACTGGAGGTACCAAAAGAGCTAATGCCTATGCAAAGCACTTGGATTTAGATATGGCGATTTGTTATAAGCACCGCAAGGTGGCGAACCAAGTAGCCGAAATGATTTTAATTGGTGACGTTAAAGGCAAGGATGTAATTCTTGTTGATGATATTATTGATACTGCTGGTACCATCACTAAAGCCGCAGATATCATGATGGAGCGTGGAGCTAGTAGTGTAAGAGCACTTTGTACACACGCTGTTTTAAGCGGACCTGCTTACGAGAGAATCGAAAAATCTTCTCTAACGGAGTTGGTGGTAACTGATACCATTCCATTAAAGCAACAATCCAACAAAATTAAAGTGATTGAAGTAGCGCATTTATTTGCAGATGTTATTAAGCGCATCCAGAACTACGAGTCTATTAGTTCTCACTTCATTATTCAAGGGTAA
- a CDS encoding N-formylglutamate amidohydrolase, with protein MNLIISCEHYSNELPHEFSNLFAQNEKVAETHRAYDIGAKLIFSGLQKLAFASFYYPYSRLLIEVNRSLHHPKLFSEFSKKLDKQTRKNLINSYYLPYRNKVEKACWGQIVEGKEFLHLSVHSFTPVLGNEIRNADIGLLYDPKNPIEREFAKKFKESIRAIDPNLKVRFNYPYLGTADGFTTYLRKKLGPKYAGIELEVKNDVINNQIIETLYKSLQKVIRE; from the coding sequence ATGAATTTAATAATCAGTTGCGAACACTACAGCAATGAATTGCCCCATGAATTCAGCAATCTTTTTGCACAAAATGAGAAGGTTGCTGAAACGCATCGGGCGTACGACATAGGTGCAAAACTCATTTTTAGTGGACTACAAAAGCTGGCTTTCGCAAGTTTTTATTATCCCTATTCTAGATTATTAATAGAAGTAAACCGGTCCTTACATCACCCCAAACTGTTTTCGGAGTTTTCTAAAAAGCTAGATAAGCAAACAAGAAAAAACCTAATTAACTCTTATTATTTACCCTACAGAAATAAAGTAGAAAAAGCCTGTTGGGGACAAATTGTTGAAGGGAAGGAATTCCTTCATCTTTCTGTCCATAGCTTTACACCAGTATTAGGAAATGAAATTCGGAATGCAGATATCGGATTATTGTACGACCCAAAAAACCCTATAGAAAGAGAGTTTGCGAAAAAATTTAAGGAGTCGATACGAGCTATAGATCCAAATTTGAAAGTGCGATTTAACTACCCCTATTTGGGAACTGCAGATGGATTTACCACGTATTTGAGGAAAAAATTAGGCCCAAAATACGCAGGAATAGAATTGGAGGTTAAAAACGATGTAATTAATAATCAAATCATTGAAACGCTGTACAAAAGCTTGCAAAAGGTGATAAGAGAATAA
- a CDS encoding 50S ribosomal protein L25/general stress protein Ctc, with product MKKVKLSGSPRENVGKKESVALRNAGNVPAVLYGGEKQVHFSVSRLDVAKVIYTPDVYNVELDINGESYNAIVKDVQFHPVTDAIVHIDFLELIPNKEVKIKLPVKIVGNSIGVRNGGKLMVMFRKLDVRGLPEAIPSEFEVDITKLRIGTSIRVKELSAEGLTFLNNPNAMVVQVRTARGAVDTDDEEDEEGEGEAAATEEKAAE from the coding sequence ATGAAAAAAGTAAAATTGAGCGGTTCTCCCCGTGAGAACGTAGGGAAAAAAGAGTCAGTGGCGTTAAGAAATGCAGGTAATGTACCTGCTGTGCTTTACGGTGGCGAAAAACAAGTACATTTTTCGGTATCGCGCCTAGACGTAGCTAAAGTGATTTATACACCAGACGTGTATAATGTGGAGTTGGATATCAATGGTGAAAGCTACAATGCAATCGTTAAAGATGTACAGTTTCACCCTGTAACTGATGCCATAGTGCACATCGACTTCCTAGAGCTTATTCCTAACAAAGAGGTTAAGATTAAGCTTCCTGTGAAAATCGTTGGTAACTCTATCGGTGTAAGAAACGGGGGTAAACTTATGGTAATGTTCCGTAAGTTGGATGTTAGAGGGCTTCCAGAAGCAATTCCTTCTGAATTCGAAGTAGATATTACCAAGTTAAGAATTGGTACTTCTATCCGTGTTAAGGAGCTTTCTGCCGAAGGTCTTACTTTCTTAAACAATCCTAACGCAATGGTAGTTCAAGTACGTACTGCACGTGGTGCGGTAGATACCGACGACGAAGAGGATGAAGAAGGTGAAGGAGAAGCAGCAGCAACTGAAGAAAAAGCTGCTGAGTAA
- a CDS encoding deoxycytidylate deaminase → MSVLDGLTYDDPKKQDRFDRAYLKMAQEWGQLSHCNRKKVGALLVKEGMIISDGFNGTPSGFPNDCEDENYETHWYVLHAEANAITKVAKSGNSAKHATLYITLSPCKECSKLILQAGIKRVVFRTKYKDSSGLDFLEEAGILIKQIENP, encoded by the coding sequence ATGTCAGTACTAGATGGACTAACATACGACGACCCCAAGAAGCAAGATAGGTTCGATAGAGCTTATTTAAAAATGGCTCAAGAGTGGGGACAACTTTCACATTGCAATCGCAAAAAGGTGGGAGCACTTCTCGTTAAAGAAGGCATGATTATTTCCGATGGCTTTAACGGTACCCCATCTGGATTTCCTAATGATTGTGAAGACGAAAACTACGAAACGCATTGGTACGTTCTCCATGCGGAAGCTAACGCAATTACCAAGGTTGCCAAGAGCGGAAATAGTGCTAAACATGCAACGCTATACATCACTCTTTCTCCTTGTAAAGAATGCTCCAAATTAATTCTGCAAGCCGGAATTAAAAGAGTAGTTTTCCGAACAAAATATAAAGATAGCTCGGGTCTCGATTTTCTAGAAGAAGCGGGCATATTAATCAAGCAAATCGAAAATCCATAG
- the pth gene encoding aminoacyl-tRNA hydrolase, protein MKYLIVGLGNPGAKYENTRHNIGFKVLDAMGIASNSFFEECRHGWMAQTSFKSRQIILLKPNTYMNLSGKAVAYWMQQEKIKLENIFIITDDLALPYGTIRIRGKGSDGGHNGLKDIQRVLGTPKYARLRFGVGADFQKGQQVDYVLGEWNQEESKTIDDLIKKSADAAFSFTFHGLMNTMNKFNG, encoded by the coding sequence ATGAAATACCTGATCGTAGGATTAGGGAATCCGGGTGCCAAGTACGAAAACACTCGACATAATATTGGTTTTAAAGTGTTGGACGCTATGGGAATAGCGTCCAATTCTTTTTTTGAGGAATGCCGCCATGGTTGGATGGCTCAAACCTCATTTAAATCCAGACAAATTATTCTCCTTAAGCCTAATACTTATATGAACTTAAGCGGGAAAGCTGTTGCTTACTGGATGCAGCAGGAGAAAATTAAACTTGAGAATATTTTTATCATCACCGATGATCTTGCTCTTCCATACGGAACCATTCGTATAAGGGGAAAAGGGAGTGATGGTGGGCACAATGGCCTAAAGGATATTCAGCGCGTTCTTGGAACCCCTAAATATGCCCGTCTTAGATTTGGAGTGGGTGCCGATTTTCAAAAAGGACAGCAAGTAGATTACGTCCTAGGCGAATGGAATCAGGAAGAATCTAAAACCATAGACGACCTGATTAAAAAGTCGGCCGATGCTGCCTTCTCTTTTACGTTTCATGGGTTAATGAATACCATGAATAAATTTAATGGCTAG